The following nucleotide sequence is from Gadus macrocephalus chromosome 18, ASM3116895v1.
ATTTTCTGTTGAAGACATATTTTCCATTTTTGTTTCATCAGAAGTGCTTGCCCTCCCCGTTTCAAATGTCTTAACATGTCACCATTCTAAATACCATACTGGTCAACcttctgaaaaataaataacgtAACGGTAACAAAtcctaaataaaaataaaaaaaacatccacaaaataaagataaaataatgTTTTCATCTTTTTTATCGCAACCTCTGCGAATTGAAAATCGCCTTCTATTACATTCTATTACACGATTGAATTAGATTCATAGTTCAGCCCTACCTATAATGATGTGGCGCTGGGGGTAGGGAAGGTCCCGGGCTCGGCTGGCGTTGGCCGACAGCTGGTCCTGGATCTGGAAGGCGGACAGATCAAACAGGTCCAGGTAATCCTCCACTGGGAAGCGGTCGTGGACGCCATCTTTCAGACGGACAATACCTGAAGGAGGGCGGGAGATAAAGACATCAACGCTAAAGTGGATAGACTACGGAAACATACAGGGCTAGCACTCATTGATACCTATCGCCAGGAGTGAAACATGTCgttatttgtatatattatgCGTATTAATGTACAATTTGGATTATTAGTATTATTGGTGTACCTATCTTAACCTTGTTTAACATTTAAGTATTTTACTTAAATCAGTATTTTTATTATAATCATTTTTTGAATGATAGGAGGACTCATTGAGGTGGTCTCAATGAGTCCTCATTAACGATGACCTTGAGTTAACACCAGCTCTTCTTGACGAGGAACTGAAATCTGCTGCAAGTCACTTTCAGTCTCCCTCCTTACCCAAAAGACCAATCAACTCACAAAGTGGCGCGACCTTGCAGAGCAGAGTGTTTGGCATCGCTGTGCCTTTTCACATTACAGGAGCAACACTCGCAGAGTCTTCAAAAGCGCTCCCAGATCGGCGGCCGatgctttttttatttaatccTCCAATTAAGGAGCGGTGGCAGGCGCGCGCCGGCCATGCTGAACGGGCTGTGGACGGATGTGTTTATGTCCACGTCGGTGTCGCCTACAGCTCTAATTACAGCTGACCGGGCAGCTTTGGGCCGAGGGTCTCTGGTCCATTGTGGGGCTTCAGAAGAGTCCCCCTCTGCTCTGTGTTACGAGCCTGAGCTCAGACGGCCATTAGTTCCACATGGCGCTTTGATGGAGCTGCAGTAAACAACTCTGTGATTCACCTCTCCACGAACGCCCTGGCACAATGACTCTGGGCGCGTTGTTGTCGCACTGTTGCTACGCAGtcgtttgtttgtctttgttgtcGGGTTGATTTTGCGCAGGGTTTAGGCAAGGGTTAAAGATAAAATATGTTACAATCTTGTTTTCTAATATTAAAGAGTTCAAGATGGGAAAAAACTGCTGGCAGAAATACCGGACACCCACGGTGAGGTAATAAAGTAAATATACGCAGTGCCGTGGGAAATCAAACACAATAAAATGTCTGGGAACACTTGAGATCATTAGAAGGagatagaaaaagaaagaaagacagagaggaaaggaaaggagtgTATAATACCAGAAAGGTCACATACTGTGGAGCTGATAAACAAGCATGAACCAGGGTAAAAGTGCTAGACTGTATATTCATATCGTGGTTATATCACTCATATAAGACCTAATGTAATTTCTAAATCAATACGTTTGATTACATTCCTTTTGTTGACTGTACAGACGCATCAACATTCAAATCAGTACTGACCCATAAGTTGTCGTTAAAATTTAGTTGGAATCGCTCTGCTATTCAACAAGTGCTTTAATTAAGTCCCATTTTGAGATCGTTCTCTTAAGTTAATAACTTAAGTTATTCTATCTTTGGGGACTTTCATTCTGCCTCATTCCAAAGCATTTGTGCTATTTTTACTTCCCTTTTTAATAAAAGGTTGGAATCAATACACTCACTTACTTCTGAAAATGTCTTATATctagtacttttacttgagttgGAATGTTCACTCCCATTTTTACCAAACAGATTTGAGCTTTTAGGTTATTGATTCCTGCCGGAGCTTCTACTGTGAATGAACTTtagaaatgataataaaagcAGTGTTGATAAGCGATGCTATTGAGACCATCAGACCAGCATCTCTTCACCTGAAAGTTATTAACCATTTGAAAATCTGTTTCAAGAAATTTTTGCTGAGACAGCTAGGCGTGCCTCGAAAATGATCTAAACATACTTTCTGACTACATGTATTAAATCGAATGAATAAAAGTACATGGCCTTGACTAACTCCAGTTATGCCAAAACCATGCTAATCCTGGGTGTTGACTACTCCTTAAGTGAAGGTTATTCTAAGACATTCATTATGTATGATTTGCTGCCTTCTAGACATGAGAGTAGCACTTAGAAAAGCAATCGATATCCACGTAGATGCATTAGTCGGCACTCTGAACTTACATTATCTGGGGTGTGGTGAACAACTCGTGGATCAGCGTTTGACAGATCAATGAACAACAAATAACATGAAATACTGTCTGACCTTCCTTTTGATGTctagtgtgtgtttctttgattTAGTAACACTTCTACTGTGACTTGAGAGGGACTTTGTATTCCACCTCAAGTCAATTATTTAATTGGGACTGATTTATTCCATTTATGGGTAAGACCATTCTTTCAGCTCAAAAATAGCTAATGAGTGCCAACGGATCCCGGCCTCCAGCAACTGATAGGCCTAAAAGAAACATGAAGCAAAAGAAAGAGAATCCACGATTTGAGCTGCGCTTCCAGCTGATCTGATCTGTGGCACTATGTCCTCCCTGGCTCTCGTGGAACGGGGTCCTCCTCGTAAGCTTGACTCTCTGAACCATCTGTGCTCCGAGCCACGCGCTCTCTCTAACATCACAGctgcacacagagagacgggAACACGCGAGCATCCTCACAATCACACTCTCTACAAGGAGGCTGGCTTGGCATGGGAGTAGAGCCATGCTATCaaagtaaatgtgtgtgtgcgggtgtgtgggcacatgcatgtgtgtgtgtgtgtgtgtgtgtgtgtgtgtctgtttccaaGTGTGCtagatgtgtgcgtgcatgtgcaagtTTGGACCtgcttgtgggtgtgtgcggcCATATGATTGTGgactggtttgtttgtgtgtgagcgtgtttgaGTGTAGATCGTTTTTTTTGTGTAGAttcagcgtgcgtgtgtggacctgttggtttgtgtgtgtgtgtgtgtgtgtgtgtgcgcatgcgtgcgtgcgtgcgtgcgccaagtgtgtgcgtgcagctgCGTTGTGTGGCTCCCAATGCAGTTTGGGGGGTTTATCTCTGAGCTTGGCGACTGACAAATAAGCAACGTGTTTAAACTCCATCAGGCCGACTTGGGAGGGTTGATATTGGCAGCCGGCTGAATCGCTCCGATAGCGCTCGCTTGAAACACGCCAGTGATTTCCAGGTGGTAATAAAGAAACCGTTCGCAAACCAGCCCATCTTCCAAGCCCAATCTTTTAACGGCCTCACAAGATACACAAATCCTATCACGCCATGTCCATTAAAACCGCCAGTGCATCCTTTTCATCTCCCGCTCTGTAAAAAATCGATTTCATACCGATTTACATGAAATAGTTTTTGGAGTCAGAATGCTGAAATTCAGCCGCACAGAAATTGCACGGATCCACTGAGAAACAGGAAACTgcagtgcatgcatgcacatgtgtggaGTCAATGTGGTTGGGGATTCAACGTACGCCCCAAAAGGCATCAAAGGGCGCCTAGGTCTGGCATCTGCCGGTTTCTTAGAGGCTTTCACCCGCGCACCGACTGTCTGTGTCACCGATTACGGTAAAACACTGCAGCCAGAGCATCCCTCTACCCGCGTGCGCCCAACGATGTATAGTGCGCTAATGAGTGCCGTCCCCACACGTAGCCAAACTTCCTGAGTGCCAATGCGGGAAACGACATCGCCAGGGGAGCTCTATTGATGTGCTCCTGGTGGTAGCCACAAAGCTAAGAAGATTATCACTCAAAATGGAGAATGGAGGCGCTATTCATCTTAGCAAATAAAAACCCAttagcttaataaaaaactctGCCGTTATCCATCTtcttaatatatattaaattcaACGCAGCTGATGATGAATGGCTGCAATGAACGCTTATTTTATATGATGGTTATTTTTCGATTCCTCGCGTGAACGTGTTGTACGTGAAGTTGCCGGGACGTACTGACAGTTGTAAAGACTGAGGGCAGAAAGGAGCGGAAGAcatgaacatttctaaactaaACTTTGTTTAGAAAGTGTTGCATTaacgcacctgtgattgacaggccagatggattcatagaaccaatcagtgaagagatGCCTTAAATGATCGGTCCAAATGGCTCAAAAtagatattctcacagagcatttgACTCACTAATACCTGATGGATAGCTATGTCATTTATAAGATATTGCTAAGACAGTCAAATTATTATAGCTCTTAAACACAGTATGATTTCCTGGTGATCACTAATATCTGTTAGATCACTTCTTTAACGTGTTTTGAGTCTTCAGCAAGGGAACAATAACTTTATAGATAAAATGAGAGAACCTGCCCTGGTGAGAGAACCTTATCTTTGAGGCAGAACAAAACAATGTGCTCTGTCACACACCGGTCATACGCAACCTTCGATATTCTGAAACCAATTTTCAATACATCAGCTTCGCTTCTTCAAATATTTTGTGACACCGTGACTCTGACCTTCAGTTTGATCCCATAAATATTTAGAAACATTGATATATACAACACGATAGGCAGTCGTTAaacaataaaactatttttttaatgttgggcCATACGGCACCTAAGTCAGCCAATGAGGGCAAAGGGGCGGTGACCCGGGCCACTCAAGCCACACCCCTTTTCTGAGGGATGCCAGCAGAGCACCAATCAGTAGGCCTGTCCCGTTACCTACGGATGTCCCACCTGAAGGAACCCCCAGACACTCACTGAACCCCCAGACACTCACTGAACCCCCAGACACTCACTGAACCCCCAGACACTCACTGAACCCCCAGACACTCACTGAACCCCCAGACACTCACTGAACCCCCAGACACTCACTGAACCCCCAGGCACTCACTGAACCCCCAGACACTCACCAAACCGTTTGCGAGTCCACCAATGCGGCTCCTTGCTGATGCCAAAGCGGACGTCGGGGTGCATCTTCAGGCGGTCGTACAGGTCCGTGGTGCCACACTTGGGCTGACCGATGATGTAGAAGTACGGCAGGCAGCGCGTGCGGTACAATTTACCGTCCCAGTGAAACAAGTGTTCCCGGAAAGAGTTCCTCAAGAACTTGAGCAGCGTGCGGAAGCGCTTCGAGAAGTCGTACTTGTTGTTCCCGTAAGGGTCCGATGTGATGTTCCCCGTGTATTCCTCGTACCAGCACGGGTTCTTGAGGCCGGGCAGGAACTTGCGTGGGATCACGGAAAACATCTGCGAAGAACAAACAAAACGGATCATTAACCCAACACAGATTTGTAGAGTCAACTCTTTCGGTTTCCCGGACCAAAGGCTTGACCCTAAGGAAGCCCGAGTCATGAATACTGCTTTATAATGATTGCACCATTAAAACGCTATTTATCTCCAGATGTATTGACTCACTGAGTGGgggggatacacacacacacacacacacacacacacacacacacacacacacacacacacacacacacacacacacacacaccccctgctGTATCATGTCTCAATCCTCTGTGGTTAAGGTAACACACCGATGACACAGCCCACATTCCCATGTCCCTCACATTTCAAGCTGCTATTTCCAGTGGATTCTACACCGCAATGCCTCGCAGTAGACGATGACTCACTGGCTGACGAACGGACGGAGCACGAGGGAGAAGACGGTTGCAACAGCATCCTTGCAGTCATGTGGTATTGATTATCCCCCATAGTACCCGGCACACGCTCACTAAACCCCCGCCTGGGGTGACGATGGATCCACATGGACAAGCAACAGGGCTCCGAATGTAGGAACGGTTCAGAAGATTCAGCCGTAGACTCGGGTTTGGGAGGCAGTTCGCCTCCCTGGCCTAATTGTATCTCTGCATTAATGAAAATAGAAAAGGCAATGAATGGATAATTGCGAAACAGTGCAGCTCCATTGAAGCTGGCAAGGACGAGCTGTAGGTTGGAGTATTGATTTGAGTCACCCCTCCCGGGCTTGGAGGCGActgtccagggccagggcctcTAATGCCCTTTCGTTCTCTTGGCTGTGGGTGGCTTTTTGTTGCCAACTAACTGATGCATGCTACTTTTGCATCACGCATTAACTTCCAGTTACAAGCAAGCAGCACAATCTCCTGTGCTGCACACACCTATGTGGCTTTACTGGGCTCCTTTGATGACCAGTTTTTGTTGAGTAATCCGGTATATTGTAGAGTATGAGCAATAGCGCGTGCAAAGTCGGTGTTCCATGCTGCCATGTCAGATCTGgattgtgtgttgtgatggctgTTTAACCTGTCTGCATCGATTGCTCAGTGCACCACATGGATGCGGCCTCGCCCAGCCCCAAAGTCAGGCCCGGGTGTGGCCTACCGTGACCTGCCATCAACCACAAATAGACCCCACTAACTTTAGCAGGGGAGTGGCTgccctttttgtttttaactAATCAAAAAAAGTTGAATAAAGTTTGTATGAAGGGAACATGCTTCCTGTGAGGATTTGAAGAAGTCGCTGGTTAATAAATCATGGTCAGCCTTATGTGGCTAATGTTGGACTGgattgtattaaaaaaattagCTATTTAGTTGATGTTTTGCAGAGAGAAGCTACATAGTTCCACCTGACCCCCTGTGCATGTCGCGTAACGATTTTGTGCTACGTTAGCAGTTCACTGAACAACCTGGCCTGTTTAGACATTAATTATTGTGGTCGACTGTGATGTTTTAGGAGCCTGTTTAATGATTAATATTTCCACATGAAGAATCACAAGGACTGCAATTCAGCTAGAGAAGAAAAGCAGTGGAAGAGATATAACGGAGGACTTCCTGGTAAACGCTAAATACCCGTGATAGCTAGATATATTAAGAAGTGACGTTTGAGAGGTGTTACTTGCATTTATTATGTGCTTCCCATACTTGATGAAGATGGTAACCTTGACATCTCACATTGCACCTCCTTTGTATTCACTACATCTTGCTACCATGTCACAAAGCATCTCTCAAAACATTTGAAGCATTGATTGATCATCCTCGGCAGACAACGCAACCACACTCCTGATCGGCTTCGGCAAATGGGAAATTTGGGCGTACAAAGTGGAGTACTACTTTGAGGTTATGTAGAGATTCACTCTTCGGTTGCCTGGAAATGTTGGTTGACAATCTGCCGTTCACTACAATGGTACCTTTCATAACAACATGTAAACTAACCCAACACTCTTTAATCACACTCAGAAGTTGACTCGAAGGATGCAGTGATGATCCTGGTCACTTCAGACAGTGAATTGGATCATTGATGTTGTTGTCCAAGTCCGAGAGAGGGATAAGCTTCTCGGGACACTTGTATATCACGCCATTGTTTGTGGTGCATTTCATATACATCTTCGCTCATTCAAATGCTCTTAGACAACGATGCCGCTATCTTAAATCCATCTATTTATTGTTGAGAGCACGTTTCTCATCTTCAGATAAAAAGCTTTGCGTTGTTGACTCAACTTACCGTGAAATACGTTTTTATGCTCCGGATTTTTGTGTTTGAATTTTCCGCAACGTTTAGTTTGGTTGCAGCAACACACAAACTGGTATACTTTGTACTCGTCAATTAGATTTGTAGCGAAATGGGGAACAAAGTTATTTTTCCCTCAGGTTTGGTTTGTACTTTATGTGTGAAAACATTACtgaaaacatttttaatttcatttttaatttttaaCAGTTTTAACCCATCCTAACGTGAACCGTCGCGTCTCGCTTCACTTACGTGCGGCTCGCTGCTGACCAGGGCCTTGCGCTCAGGGAGCCGCCTGCTGCTCTGGAACGCCACCCTGGCCACGATGGACTTCACCACCAGCCGCACGTGGGCCAGGTCCCTGCTGGCGGACAGGTTGAAGTCCAAGGGCGCCGGGCTGGCCGGGCTCGCCGGGCTGACTGGGCTGACCGGGCTGCCGAAGCGGTACGGCGGCGGGGTGAGCAGGAGGCCCTTCCGGTCGGCCAGCAGCATGTAGGAGGCGGTGACCAGGAAGGTGACGGTCAGGAAGCACATGAAGCTGCACACCTTCAGCCTGTTGAGGAAGCCCAGCGCGCTGCGGTGCCACGCCGCCACGTCCCCGCGCCGCACCTCCAGGACGCCGAAGAGGCCCCCGGGGGAAGCGTCcgtgtgcagcagcagcacaggccCCTGGCCGTAGTCATCGGACGGGGCGGCGGTCAGCAGGCTGTACTTGTAGTCCATCGGAGTCATGGCTGCGGGCCGCTCGCCTGTGGGGGCACATGGTTTCGCAATGTCAAATTCAAAGCCAAGTGAACTTTATTCACTTTGTGTAATTACACAGAGGATCGAAATTGTTTGTTTTCCAGTACTCCAAACGCACAACATGTGACGTAATGGTGCACAAAGACcagaaaaaataaacacaacataaaACGACGGACAGTGGGCACATACATAATACAGAATATTCACAGCGTGCCAGAGTGTAGTTAATTTTGAGGTATGTTATTTCGGtgcaacaataaaaaacaaatatagtAAAGTGCAAAGTAGAGAATAGCAGCATGGTTGTccatgtgtatgtaaacatgcATGTTCTAACGCATACGCCTTGCTACCCCAcattaaagctgcactatgtaCGTTCTGCCAGTAGCGACCTCTGGGGGGATTTGGGGTTGGACGTTATTTATGTGGGTTTATTCTTGATTTTTGAAAAAATTCAAGAAAGTTTCTGTGATGAACATATCATTCAGTGCATGGACACAGCCATGTCACTTGCAGTCGCTGTTCAGCCTTGAACTCGTGGACACACGGTGTGCGTGCTTTGCTTTCGGAGCTTCAACGTTTCAGAGGTGCGCTACACCGGCCGTGCATCATTTCTGTCATTTATCGACTACTCTTGTGTGCAACACATTTCTTATTCTTCCTTTGTTTTCATACAGTCGGTGATTGAGCGGTTCCACTCACTAAAATACATCAAatgatccctctctcccttgctcccaCTCTGGGAAAAACTTTgacatttttttcaaaatgatataaaatacaacagcatAGCTCTTTGCTGTGTTACGTCTTATTTTGTATCTATGCTTTCCACATTGTACTGCTTACTGTGAGTTGTACAATAGGTAGTCTCACATATCAGCCTTTAGATTAATAATTGAAAGAGCTTAGTTCGCCATTTCGAATAAAAACTCTGCCAGCACCAGTAAGTGTAAACCTTTTCAAATCAACAACGTGAAGCCCGGCCACTGAAGCACACTTATTAAAAcccccttctgaaagcttctTCCAAAACAGAAACAAAGTGAAAGTCTCTGAGTTCTGCTGTAGCTCGATAGGCCGGTCGGATCCCAAATTATGCACGAGGTCAAACTACCAACACTTTTACACGCAGCGCCAACGCTGGAACACACCGAGTTAATCTTTGAGGTTGCCCCCTCCGCTCAGAAAAAGATAGCCGTTTCCCGCCTGACTAGGGCGGAATTCATTATGCATACAGATTGACTTCTTCTGGCCCCTCCGGTTCTCATCGTTGATAAggaccacctccaccctgctccacCAGCCCGGAAGCCCGGTGCGGTGGTGCGCGGTCACAATATGGATGGTTTGATAAGGGAGGatcaccggggggggggcagggggggcagggACTGGGAGTGCAGATGTACGCCAGCCCAGCCTGCATCTCCAGGCTCCAGAGGACAGATAGGGATACGGGGGGGCACAGGTGTGGAGCGAAGGATGGATTGCGCCCTGTTTATCGCCCAATGGCATCCCTCGTACACTCGCAATGTCACAGGGGTACGCAGACACACCTGCATTAAAGAGAGAGGTAAACACCCGTTATTTGCAGGGGAACTTCGCCCCACTAGTcagaccctccaggatttcACGTTGTTGCGATTTGCAACTTCAACGCAACATCAACCAACCACCGCAACTTTCCCGCAAATTTCACCAATCATTGGCGTCATCTTGAACTGACGTCGACAAACTACCTTCTGCCTTACTTTCGTGTTTACGTTCAAGCGATTCAAGCATTCATGCAGCATGTGCGTGTCCAACATTTCCCACTTGCCGACCAAAATAACTGCAAAAGATCGCGAAAAGCAGTATCCTGGTATTCTACATGAAAGTTGGAGGaaattattttgcactgcaTGCAACATTGTGGTGGAACATAAGCGGAAATCTTTGCCACGCTGGCAAAAGTAAATTGCCAGCGTGGAAAGAATCaagaatcaattattcataggaccatttctcagtgttaattaatgtttttttcagtcATAGCTTAATATTTACCAAATTCCTCAGGGAAAATTGcagtaataacttaatatttaacatcAGGAAAATCGCAACTTTCACTTCCTCTCGCACTGTAATCGcaacaaaaaccaaaaaaacactttcaacgcaactttttggaaaagctcacgcaacatcaggcattttaggccgcaacaatctcaaaaaaggcccgcgaaatcctggagggactGACTAGTTAAACGAAATCTAATATCAAAACAGTTGTGGcttttttgttttataaaaaCGTGCACTTGGGGTTCCACAGGAGAAGGGGCGAGGGGAGTTGTATCACACCTGCTCGAGCTAAGGTACGCAGTGGATAGAGTAATACCACTCTTTGGAAGAGCGTTGGTAGGCCACAGTAGCAGACTTCTGCTATATTAAACAGAATTTCCCTCGTTGGACAACTTATCAAAAATATCGCAGAAATGTTCCCCCCGAAACTGTTTCCGACTGAAAAACATCATCTAGGGGTTTACTCAACCTTTAAAGTAAAGACAACCTTTTATGAGATATGAAGTCTG
It contains:
- the LOC132446889 gene encoding carbohydrate sulfotransferase 15-like, with the translated sequence MTPMDYKYSLLTAAPSDDYGQGPVLLLHTDASPGGLFGVLEVRRGDVAAWHRSALGFLNRLKVCSFMCFLTVTFLVTASYMLLADRKGLLLTPPPYRFGSPVSPVSPASPASPAPLDFNLSASRDLAHVRLVVKSIVARVAFQSSRRLPERKALVSSEPHMFSVIPRKFLPGLKNPCWYEEYTGNITSDPYGNNKYDFSKRFRTLLKFLRNSFREHLFHWDGKLYRTRCLPYFYIIGQPKCGTTDLYDRLKMHPDVRFGISKEPHWWTRKRFGIVRLKDGVHDRFPVEDYLDLFDLSAFQIQDQLSANASRARDLPYPQRHIIIGEASASTMWDNKAWTYYSDNSTTEEPPYLNQDFIHALQPDARLIVIFRDPVERLYSDYLYFGGTNKSAEDFHEKVSESLQLFDGCVAMTTIRSCVYNSTLNNGMPIRMPVGLYVVFLLDWLTIFHRDQLLVLRLEDHALNRKYTMKRVFDFLHLGPLTEQQEAEITQSPASNTRKEANRNLGPMLASTRDLLQDFYKPFNQKLAQVLHNNSFLWDGP